Genomic segment of Paracholeplasma morum:
TAAAACAAGACTCACTCTAAATCCAAATCAACACCAGTTTTTGTTATCTTTAATGCGTGCTTCAAGAAGTCTTTATAATCAAGCCCTTTATAATGTGAGACAACATTTCATTAAAACAAATGAGTACTTGCCCTACAATGAAAACTATCAACTACTCAAAGACAGTG
This window contains:
- a CDS encoding helix-turn-helix domain-containing protein translates to MPYKALKTRLTLNPNQHQFLLSLMRASRSLYNQALYNVRQHFIKTNEYLPYNENYQLLKDS